A window of the Cannabis sativa cultivar Pink pepper isolate KNU-18-1 chromosome X, ASM2916894v1, whole genome shotgun sequence genome harbors these coding sequences:
- the LOC115702661 gene encoding protein EARLY-RESPONSIVE TO DEHYDRATION 7, chloroplastic encodes MASQNPTYRRNSMYPEVNTSNPDHPITPNPNPSSSSSSNLYPTIDMTDLVENLFPEPSAPTAPPEAIEETIVRIPGAILHLIDKHYSVELASGDFTVVQLRQGGNIVAVLARIGDEIQWPLAKDEAAVKLDDSHYFFSMRTPREHGSESDSDSGDEKGENAANDAESLLNYGLTIASKGQERLVKELDGILQHYSCFSVQEVSEKAKKGSEVLDGSVARETSPADLKKEKKTKELMEDRSAAYWTTLAPNVEEYSGTAAKLIAAGSGQVIRGILWCGDVTVDRLKWGNEVMKRRMSLSEEREISPETMRRIKRVKRMTKMTEKVANGVLSGVVKVSGFFTSSVANSKVGKKFFGLLPGEIVLASLDGFSKVCDAVEVSGKNVMSTSSTVTTELVSQRYGKEAAKATNEGLDAAGHAIGTAWTAFKIRKAFNPKSVLKPTSLAKAAASEVKKAKKKDSK; translated from the exons atGGCTTCCCAAAACCCTACATACAGAAGAAATTCAATGTATCCGGAGGTCAACACCTCCAATCCCGATCATCCAATTACTCCAAACCCtaacccttcttcttcttcttcttcaaatctCTACCCCACCATTGACATGACAGACCTAGTCGAGAATCTATTCCCCGAACCCTCCGCACCCACGGCTCCACCCGAAGCCATTGAAGAAACCATCGTCAGAATTCCCGGCGCCATTCTTCATCTCATCGATAAGCATTACAGTGTTGAGCTCGCTTCAGGCGATTTCACAGTGGTTCAGCTTCGTCAGGGTGGTAACATCGTTGCTGTTCTCGCACGAATCGGGGATGAGATCCAATGGCCATTGGCTAAGGATGAAGCAGCCGTGAAGCTTGATGATTCGCATTACTTCTTTTCGATGAGGACACCGAGGGAACACGGTTCGGAATCGGATTCTGATTCGGGGGATGAGAAGGGGGAAAATGCTGCAAATGATGCTGAGAGTTTGTTGAATTACGGGTTGACTATTGCTTCCAAGGGGCAAGAGCGGTTGGTTAAGGAATTGGATGGAATTTTGCAGCATTACAGTTGTTTTTCGGTGCAAGAGGTTTCGGAAAAGGCGAAAAAGGGGTCTGAGGTTTTGGATGGGTCTGTGGCAAGGGAGACTTCTCCGGCAGATTTGAAAAAGGAGAAGAAGACAAAGGAGTTGATGGAGGATAGGAGTGCGGCGTACTGGACTACTCTTGCTCCCAATGTGGAAGAGTATAGTGGCACCGCGGCGAAGCTCATTGCTGCTGGTTCGGGGCAAGTGATCAGGGGAATTTTGTGGTGTGGTGATGTGACTGTGGATAGGCTTAAATGGGGGAATGAAGTTATGAAAAGAAGAATGAGTTTGAGTGAAGAGAGGGAGATTAGTCCTGAAACTATGAGGAGGATTAAAAG GGTCAAGAGGATGACCAAAATGACAGAGAAAGTAGCAAATGGAGTCCTCTCAGGAGTTGTGAAAGTATCTGGATTCTTTACAAGTTCAGTGGCAAACTCAAAAGTGGGGAAGAAATTTTTTGGCCTTCTTCCTGGGGAAATTGTACTTGCGTCACTCGATGGCTTTA GCAAGGTCTGTGATGCTGTGGAAGTATCCGGAAAAAATGTCATGTCAACATCTTCAACTGTAACGACCGAACTGGTCTCCCAAAG GTATGGGAAAGAAGCAGCAAAGGCAACGAACGAAGGACTTGATGCAGCTGGACACGCCATAGGGACCGCATGGACTGCGTTTAAAATCCGAAAGGCATTCAATCCAAAAAGTGTTCTTAAACCTACTTCTTTAGCAAAAGCTGCAGCTTCTGAAGTGAAAAAAGCTAAGAAAAAGGATTCAAAGTAA
- the LOC115702662 gene encoding histidine kinase 1 isoform X2 → MGSLLKRVFDKITGFATNSWRRSTIITPRGRRVFHRDVEREEFQYANTYCLSSYYSVFVARLAIMVMLAILIGLLTILTWHFTRIYTAKSLSNLAYGLRHELLQRPILRMWNILNSTAEITTAQVKLSEYVIKRYSNPTTQAEQVELYESMRDVTWALFASRKALNAITINYRNGFVQAFHRDHRSNNTFYIYSDLSNYSISAGQNYDASQMLSSHQVWNDQSIHGNFSAIWYKEPLDPITGDKLGKARPIPPEDLINIAGLSQVPDGVATWHVAVSKYSGSPMLSAALPVMDAANKSIVAVVGVTTALYSVGQLMKELVEFHSGHIYLTSQEGYLLSTSTNAPLLRNTTKGPKLMMAVDSEDEVIRMGATWLQRKYGNEFPPSHEVHIENAQLGNQQYYIDSFFLKLKRLPLVGVIIIPRKYIMGKVDERALKTLVILISASLCILVIGCICIFILTNGVSKEMKLRAELISHLDARRRAEASSNYKSQFLANMSHELRTPMAAVIGLLDILICDDCLTNEQYATVTQIRKCSTALLRLLNNILDLSKVESGKLVLEEAEFDLGRELEGLVDMFSVQCINHNVETVLDLSDDMPRLVQGDSARVVQIFANLISNSIKFTTSGHVILRGWCQNFNTFNSTGSKFPHEHKKQRCAHKMKLRHQGHHARETPKKDNKKILWFEVDDTGCGIDTSKWESVFESFEQADPSTTRTHGGTGLGLCIVRTLVNKMGGEIKVVKKNSPGTLMQLYLVLNTPADSIEQHCQIDFAKHGLVVLLALNGSMGRLIMSQWLRKNGVFNIEVSDWNELTQILKELFQGSNSVRNKGFETQFSLNDNLRAELLNVYEMRNPYFLMVVDIAVLDLSTDIWKEQLNFLDKYHGKAKFAWMLNHDTSNPIKMELRRKGHVLMVNKPLYKAKMVQILEAVIKEKNLEQHQHQKRSSSTSVMRSNNGKEGDLHECLEIDSTQFESASSDESDISDLGQSTFQMEENQREKMTKLQSSKYQGVKNCLVELTHVYQDENNMRKKDHHHQHYHHQEQIGSNNNTKPESRNSISASQQQLIAPPKEQGHCFGAKAMNDNKSLEGLRILIAEDTPVLQRVATIMLEKMGAMVTAVGDGLQAVEALYCSLNAEEDACTSSQDEKSNPPPFDLILMDCQMPKMDGYEATKAIRKSEEGSSLHIPIVALTAHAMSSDETKCLEVGMDAYLTKPIDYKLMVSTILSLTKTKSL, encoded by the exons ATGGGCTCTCTTCTAAAAAGGGTGTTTGATAAAATTACTGGTTTTGCTACCAATTCATGGAGAAGAAGTACAATCATAACACCTCGTGGTAGAAGAGTTTTTCATAGAGACGTTGAAAGAGAAGAGTTTCAATATGCAAATACATATTGTCTTTCTTCATATTATAGTGTCTTTGTTGCTCGTCTTGCCATTATG GTTATGTTAGCTATTTTGATTGGTCTTTTGACCATTTTGACATGGCATTTTACAAGGATTTACACTGCAAAATCACTTAGTAATTTGGCTTATGGTCTTCGCCATGAACTTCTTCAACGCCCCATTTTGAGGATGTGGAACATTTTGAATTCCACGGCGGAAATCACAACTGCTCAGGTTAAACTCTCTGAGTATGTCATCAAACGTTATAGCAACCCTACTACTCAAGCTGAACAAGTTGAG CTTTATGAATCAATGAGGGATGTGACATGGGCGTTATTTGCAAGCAGAAAAGCTCTAAATGCAATCACAATAAACTACCGAAATGGTTTTGTTCAAGCCTTTCATAGAGATCACAGAAGCAACAACACATTCTACATTTACTCTGATCTTTCAAACTACTCAATAAGTGCTGGACAAAACTATGATGCTTCCCAAATGCTTTCATCACACCAAGTATGGAATGATCAATCCATACATGGCAATTTCTCAGCCATATGGTACAAAGAGCCACTCGATCCAATCACAGGCGATAAGTTGGGAAAAGCTAGGCCTATCCCACCAGAGGATTTGATCAATATCGCCGGTCTTTCACAAGTTCCCGATGGTGTAGCAACATGGCATGTTGCAGTGAGCAAATACTCAGGTTCCCCTATGCTTTCAGCAGCATTGCCTGTTATGGATGCTGCTAATAAGAGCATAGTCGCCGTTGTTGGTGTTACCACCGCCTTGTATAGCGTTGGACAACTTATGAAAGAGCTTGTTGAGTTTCATAGTGGCCATATTTACTTAACATCACAAGAAGGTTACTTGCTTTCAACTTCAACTAATGCTCCTCTCTTGAGAAACACAACAAAAGGGCCTAAACTTATGATGGCTGTCGATTCTGAGGACGAGGTTATTCGAATGGGGGCAACTTGGTTACAAAGAAAATATGGGAATGAGTTTCCTCCTAGTCATGAAGTTCATATTGAGAATGCTCAGCTTGGTAATCAGCAATATTACATTGACTCATTTTTCCTAAAACTAAAGAGACTTCCTCTG GTGGGTGTTATAATTATTCCAAGAAAGTATATAATGGGAAAGGTGGATGAGAGAGCTTTGAAAACATTGGTTATATTGATATCTGCATCATTGTGTATTTTAGTGATTGGATGCATTTGTATTTTTATACTTACTAATGGAGTATCTAAAGAAATGAAACTTAGAGCTGAACTCATTAGTCATCTTGATGCAAGAAGAAGAGCAGAAGCTTCTAGCAACTACAAAAGCCAATTCCTAGCGAATATGAG TCATGAATTGAGGACACCAATGGCTGCAGTTATTGGATTATTGGACATTCTAATATGTGATGATTGCCTCACAAATGAACAATATGCTACAGTTACACAGATCAGAAAATGCTCAACAGCTTTGCTTAGGCTTCTTAACAACATATTAGATCTCAGCAAA GTTGAATCTGGAAAACTTGTGTTGGAAGAAGCTGAATTTGACTTGGGAAGAGAGCTTGAAGGGCTTGTTGATATGTTCTCAGTTCAATGCATAAACCACAATGTGGAGACTGTCTTAGATCTTTCTG ATGACATGCCAAGATTAGTTCAAGGGGACTCTGCAAGAGTTGTACAAATATTTGCAAATCTAATCAGCAATTCAATCAAATTCACTACAT CGGGACATGTCATACTTAGAGGGTGGTGTCAAAATTTCAATACCTTTAATAGCACAGGGAGTAAGTTCCCTCATGAACATAAGAAACAAAGATGTGCACACAAGATGAAACTAAGGCATCAAGGTCATCATGCAAGGGAAACACCTAAGAAAGACAACAAAAAGATTCTTTGGTTTGAGGTCGACGACACTGGCTGCG GGATTGATACAAGTAAATGGGAGTCTGTTTTCGAAAGTTTCGAGCAAGCAGATCCCTCTACTACTAGAAC GCATGGTGGTACTGGTCTTGGACTCTGCATTGTAAGGACTTTG GTCAATAAAATGGGTGGTGAAATCAAGGTTGTAAAGAAAAACAGTCCTGGAACTCTAATGCAGCTTTACTTGGTTCTCAATACACCAGCAGATAGCATAGAACAACATTGTCAAATCGATTTCGCAAAGCATGGCTTGGTG GTGTTGCTTGCACTAAATGGAAGCATGGGAAGATTGATCATGTCACAATGGTTGAGAAAAAATGGAGTGTTCAACATAGAAGTATCTGATTGGAATGAACTCACACAAATTCTCAAGGAACTTTTTCAAGGAAGTAACTCAGTTCGAAATAAAGGTTTCGAAACACAGTTTTCGCTGAATGATAACTTGAGAGCTGAGTTGCTTAATGTTTATGAAATGAGAAATCCATATTTTCTTATGGTTGTGGACATAGCTGTTCTTGATTTGAGCACTGATATATGGAAAGAACAGCTTAACTTTCTTGATAAGTACCATGGTAAGGCGAAATTCGCTTGGATGCTAAATCATGACACATCAAACCCGATTAAGATGGAGCTTAGGAGAAAAGGTCATGTGTTAATGGTTAACAAACCTCTTTACAAGGCGAAAATGGTTCAGATTCTTGAGGCTGTTATAAAGGAGAAAAATCTTGAGCAGCATCAGCATCAGAAGAGAAGTAGTAGCACAAGTGTTATGAGAAGTAATAACGGGAAAGAAGGCGATTTGCACGAGTGTCTTGAGATTGATTCAACTCAGTTTGAGAGTGCTAGTAGTGATGAATCTGATATCTCTGATTTGGGTCAATCTACATTtcaaatggaagaaaatcaaaggGAGAAAATGACTAAACTTCAATCTTCTAAATACCAAGGTGTTAAAAATTGCTTAGTTGAATTAACTCATGTGTACCAAGATGAAAACAACATGAGAAAGaaagatcatcatcatcaacattATCATCATCAAGAACAGATTGGAAGCAATAACAACACAAAACCCGAATCAAGAAACTCGATATCTGCATCACAACAACAGCTCATTGCTCCTCCTAAAGAACAAGGACATTGTTTTGGAGCTAAAGCTATGAATGACAATAAATCTCTTGAAGGTCTAAGGATATTGATCGCTGAAGACACACCGGTTCTCCAAAGAGTGGCAACCATAATGCTCGAGAAAATGGGGGCGATGGTGACCGCGGTTGGTGATGGATTACAAGCAGTAGAGGCTTTATATTGCTCACTCAATGCAGAAGAAGATGCCTGCACAAGCTCACAAGACGAAAAATCGAATCCCCCTCCATTCGACTTGATTCTAATGGATTGTCAG ATGCCAAAGATGGATGGTTATGAAGCAACAAAAGCAATAAGAAAATCAGAAGAAGGAAGTAGTTTACATATTCCTATTGTGGCTTTAACAGCTCATGCAATGTCATCTGATGAAACCAAGTGTTTGGAGGTGGGAATGGAT
- the LOC115702662 gene encoding histidine kinase 1 isoform X1 translates to MGSLLKRVFDKITGFATNSWRRSTIITPRGRRVFHRDVEREEFQYANTYCLSSYYSVFVARLAIMVMLAILIGLLTILTWHFTRIYTAKSLSNLAYGLRHELLQRPILRMWNILNSTAEITTAQVKLSEYVIKRYSNPTTQAEQVEQLYESMRDVTWALFASRKALNAITINYRNGFVQAFHRDHRSNNTFYIYSDLSNYSISAGQNYDASQMLSSHQVWNDQSIHGNFSAIWYKEPLDPITGDKLGKARPIPPEDLINIAGLSQVPDGVATWHVAVSKYSGSPMLSAALPVMDAANKSIVAVVGVTTALYSVGQLMKELVEFHSGHIYLTSQEGYLLSTSTNAPLLRNTTKGPKLMMAVDSEDEVIRMGATWLQRKYGNEFPPSHEVHIENAQLGNQQYYIDSFFLKLKRLPLVGVIIIPRKYIMGKVDERALKTLVILISASLCILVIGCICIFILTNGVSKEMKLRAELISHLDARRRAEASSNYKSQFLANMSHELRTPMAAVIGLLDILICDDCLTNEQYATVTQIRKCSTALLRLLNNILDLSKVESGKLVLEEAEFDLGRELEGLVDMFSVQCINHNVETVLDLSDDMPRLVQGDSARVVQIFANLISNSIKFTTSGHVILRGWCQNFNTFNSTGSKFPHEHKKQRCAHKMKLRHQGHHARETPKKDNKKILWFEVDDTGCGIDTSKWESVFESFEQADPSTTRTHGGTGLGLCIVRTLVNKMGGEIKVVKKNSPGTLMQLYLVLNTPADSIEQHCQIDFAKHGLVVLLALNGSMGRLIMSQWLRKNGVFNIEVSDWNELTQILKELFQGSNSVRNKGFETQFSLNDNLRAELLNVYEMRNPYFLMVVDIAVLDLSTDIWKEQLNFLDKYHGKAKFAWMLNHDTSNPIKMELRRKGHVLMVNKPLYKAKMVQILEAVIKEKNLEQHQHQKRSSSTSVMRSNNGKEGDLHECLEIDSTQFESASSDESDISDLGQSTFQMEENQREKMTKLQSSKYQGVKNCLVELTHVYQDENNMRKKDHHHQHYHHQEQIGSNNNTKPESRNSISASQQQLIAPPKEQGHCFGAKAMNDNKSLEGLRILIAEDTPVLQRVATIMLEKMGAMVTAVGDGLQAVEALYCSLNAEEDACTSSQDEKSNPPPFDLILMDCQMPKMDGYEATKAIRKSEEGSSLHIPIVALTAHAMSSDETKCLEVGMDAYLTKPIDYKLMVSTILSLTKTKSL, encoded by the exons ATGGGCTCTCTTCTAAAAAGGGTGTTTGATAAAATTACTGGTTTTGCTACCAATTCATGGAGAAGAAGTACAATCATAACACCTCGTGGTAGAAGAGTTTTTCATAGAGACGTTGAAAGAGAAGAGTTTCAATATGCAAATACATATTGTCTTTCTTCATATTATAGTGTCTTTGTTGCTCGTCTTGCCATTATG GTTATGTTAGCTATTTTGATTGGTCTTTTGACCATTTTGACATGGCATTTTACAAGGATTTACACTGCAAAATCACTTAGTAATTTGGCTTATGGTCTTCGCCATGAACTTCTTCAACGCCCCATTTTGAGGATGTGGAACATTTTGAATTCCACGGCGGAAATCACAACTGCTCAGGTTAAACTCTCTGAGTATGTCATCAAACGTTATAGCAACCCTACTACTCAAGCTGAACAAGTTGAG CAGCTTTATGAATCAATGAGGGATGTGACATGGGCGTTATTTGCAAGCAGAAAAGCTCTAAATGCAATCACAATAAACTACCGAAATGGTTTTGTTCAAGCCTTTCATAGAGATCACAGAAGCAACAACACATTCTACATTTACTCTGATCTTTCAAACTACTCAATAAGTGCTGGACAAAACTATGATGCTTCCCAAATGCTTTCATCACACCAAGTATGGAATGATCAATCCATACATGGCAATTTCTCAGCCATATGGTACAAAGAGCCACTCGATCCAATCACAGGCGATAAGTTGGGAAAAGCTAGGCCTATCCCACCAGAGGATTTGATCAATATCGCCGGTCTTTCACAAGTTCCCGATGGTGTAGCAACATGGCATGTTGCAGTGAGCAAATACTCAGGTTCCCCTATGCTTTCAGCAGCATTGCCTGTTATGGATGCTGCTAATAAGAGCATAGTCGCCGTTGTTGGTGTTACCACCGCCTTGTATAGCGTTGGACAACTTATGAAAGAGCTTGTTGAGTTTCATAGTGGCCATATTTACTTAACATCACAAGAAGGTTACTTGCTTTCAACTTCAACTAATGCTCCTCTCTTGAGAAACACAACAAAAGGGCCTAAACTTATGATGGCTGTCGATTCTGAGGACGAGGTTATTCGAATGGGGGCAACTTGGTTACAAAGAAAATATGGGAATGAGTTTCCTCCTAGTCATGAAGTTCATATTGAGAATGCTCAGCTTGGTAATCAGCAATATTACATTGACTCATTTTTCCTAAAACTAAAGAGACTTCCTCTG GTGGGTGTTATAATTATTCCAAGAAAGTATATAATGGGAAAGGTGGATGAGAGAGCTTTGAAAACATTGGTTATATTGATATCTGCATCATTGTGTATTTTAGTGATTGGATGCATTTGTATTTTTATACTTACTAATGGAGTATCTAAAGAAATGAAACTTAGAGCTGAACTCATTAGTCATCTTGATGCAAGAAGAAGAGCAGAAGCTTCTAGCAACTACAAAAGCCAATTCCTAGCGAATATGAG TCATGAATTGAGGACACCAATGGCTGCAGTTATTGGATTATTGGACATTCTAATATGTGATGATTGCCTCACAAATGAACAATATGCTACAGTTACACAGATCAGAAAATGCTCAACAGCTTTGCTTAGGCTTCTTAACAACATATTAGATCTCAGCAAA GTTGAATCTGGAAAACTTGTGTTGGAAGAAGCTGAATTTGACTTGGGAAGAGAGCTTGAAGGGCTTGTTGATATGTTCTCAGTTCAATGCATAAACCACAATGTGGAGACTGTCTTAGATCTTTCTG ATGACATGCCAAGATTAGTTCAAGGGGACTCTGCAAGAGTTGTACAAATATTTGCAAATCTAATCAGCAATTCAATCAAATTCACTACAT CGGGACATGTCATACTTAGAGGGTGGTGTCAAAATTTCAATACCTTTAATAGCACAGGGAGTAAGTTCCCTCATGAACATAAGAAACAAAGATGTGCACACAAGATGAAACTAAGGCATCAAGGTCATCATGCAAGGGAAACACCTAAGAAAGACAACAAAAAGATTCTTTGGTTTGAGGTCGACGACACTGGCTGCG GGATTGATACAAGTAAATGGGAGTCTGTTTTCGAAAGTTTCGAGCAAGCAGATCCCTCTACTACTAGAAC GCATGGTGGTACTGGTCTTGGACTCTGCATTGTAAGGACTTTG GTCAATAAAATGGGTGGTGAAATCAAGGTTGTAAAGAAAAACAGTCCTGGAACTCTAATGCAGCTTTACTTGGTTCTCAATACACCAGCAGATAGCATAGAACAACATTGTCAAATCGATTTCGCAAAGCATGGCTTGGTG GTGTTGCTTGCACTAAATGGAAGCATGGGAAGATTGATCATGTCACAATGGTTGAGAAAAAATGGAGTGTTCAACATAGAAGTATCTGATTGGAATGAACTCACACAAATTCTCAAGGAACTTTTTCAAGGAAGTAACTCAGTTCGAAATAAAGGTTTCGAAACACAGTTTTCGCTGAATGATAACTTGAGAGCTGAGTTGCTTAATGTTTATGAAATGAGAAATCCATATTTTCTTATGGTTGTGGACATAGCTGTTCTTGATTTGAGCACTGATATATGGAAAGAACAGCTTAACTTTCTTGATAAGTACCATGGTAAGGCGAAATTCGCTTGGATGCTAAATCATGACACATCAAACCCGATTAAGATGGAGCTTAGGAGAAAAGGTCATGTGTTAATGGTTAACAAACCTCTTTACAAGGCGAAAATGGTTCAGATTCTTGAGGCTGTTATAAAGGAGAAAAATCTTGAGCAGCATCAGCATCAGAAGAGAAGTAGTAGCACAAGTGTTATGAGAAGTAATAACGGGAAAGAAGGCGATTTGCACGAGTGTCTTGAGATTGATTCAACTCAGTTTGAGAGTGCTAGTAGTGATGAATCTGATATCTCTGATTTGGGTCAATCTACATTtcaaatggaagaaaatcaaaggGAGAAAATGACTAAACTTCAATCTTCTAAATACCAAGGTGTTAAAAATTGCTTAGTTGAATTAACTCATGTGTACCAAGATGAAAACAACATGAGAAAGaaagatcatcatcatcaacattATCATCATCAAGAACAGATTGGAAGCAATAACAACACAAAACCCGAATCAAGAAACTCGATATCTGCATCACAACAACAGCTCATTGCTCCTCCTAAAGAACAAGGACATTGTTTTGGAGCTAAAGCTATGAATGACAATAAATCTCTTGAAGGTCTAAGGATATTGATCGCTGAAGACACACCGGTTCTCCAAAGAGTGGCAACCATAATGCTCGAGAAAATGGGGGCGATGGTGACCGCGGTTGGTGATGGATTACAAGCAGTAGAGGCTTTATATTGCTCACTCAATGCAGAAGAAGATGCCTGCACAAGCTCACAAGACGAAAAATCGAATCCCCCTCCATTCGACTTGATTCTAATGGATTGTCAG ATGCCAAAGATGGATGGTTATGAAGCAACAAAAGCAATAAGAAAATCAGAAGAAGGAAGTAGTTTACATATTCCTATTGTGGCTTTAACAGCTCATGCAATGTCATCTGATGAAACCAAGTGTTTGGAGGTGGGAATGGAT